ACTGCTCGTAGCCACAGCTCTCCGGCGTCCGGTCCGGGCGCCACCTGCGGAACTGGGCCGTGTGGCGGAACCGGTCGCCCTCCATGTGGTCGTAGCCCACCTCGCACACCCGCTCGGGGCGCAGGGCCACCCACGACAGGTCCTTCTTCCCCGACCAGCGGCTCGGCGCCCCCGGCAGCCGGCGGGCGCTCTCGTGCGCGGCGGCCTCCCCCCAGGCCGCCCAGGGGTGCGCGTCCGGCGGGTCCATGACCAGCGGCGCCAGCTCCTCCACCAGCTCCGCGCGGCGCCGCGCCGTGAAGGCGGCGCACACCCCGACGTGCTGGAGCGCGCCCCGGTCGTCGTGCAGCCCGAGCAGCAGCGAACCCACCACCGGGCCGCTCTTGTGGAAGCGGTATCCGGCCACCACCACGTCGGCGGTGCGCTCGTGCTTGATCTTGTACATGAGGCGGGCGTCCGGCTGGTAGCGGAGGTCGAGCGGCTTGGCGACGATCCCGTCCAGCCCGGCGCCCTCGTACTGCTCGAACCACCGCCGCGCGATCTCGACGTCGGTCGTCGCGGGCGCCACGTGGAGGGGCGGCCGGACGTCCGCCAGGGCCCCTTCCAGCGCGGCGCGGCGCTCGGTCAGCGGGGCGTCGAGCAGGGCCGCGTCGCCCAGTGCCAGCAGGTCGAACGCGACGAACCGCGCCGGGGTCCGCTCGGCGAGCGTCCGCACCCGCGACTCCGCCGGGTGGATCCGCTCGGAGAGCCGGTCGAAGTCCAGCCGCCCGTCGTGGGCGACGACGAGCTCGCCGTCCACGACGCACCGTTCGGGCAGCAGCCGCCGCACCGCCTCCACCACCTCCGGGAAGTACCGGGTGAGCGGCTTGCCGGTCCGGCTGCCGATCACCACCTCGTCGCCGTCCCGGTGGACGACGGCACGGAACCCGTCCCACTTCCCCTCGTAGTGCATCCCGGGCGGAATGGTCTTGACGCTCTTGGCCAGCATCGGTTTCACGGGCGGCATCACCGGCAGATCCATGGCACGATTCTGCGCCCGGACGGACCCGATATGCGCGTTCTGTTCCCTCCGCCTACCGTGGCGGCATGGCAGAAGCGGTGGAGCTGGAGGCGGGTGGACGCACGGTGCGCCTGTCCAACCCGGACAAGGTGTACTTCCCGGAGCGCGGTTTCACGAAGCTGGACGTGGCCCGCTACTTCCTCGCCGTCGGCGACGGCATCACCCGGGCGCTGCGGGACCGCCCCACCACCCTGGAGCGCTTCCCGGACGGGGTCGACGGCGAGTCGTTCTTCCAGAAGCGGGCGCCCAAGAACCTCCCCGAGTGGATCTCCACGGCCCACATCGCCTTCCCCAGCGGCCGTTCCGCCGACGAGATCCGCCCCACGGAGGTCGCCGCCGTCCTGTGGGCGGCGAACCTCGGCACGCTCACCTTCCATCCCTGGCCCGTCCGGGGCGACGCCACCGACCACCCCGACGAACTGCGCATCGACCTCGACCCCCAGCCGGGCACCGGCTTCGCCGACGCCGTGCGCGCCGCCCACGAACTGCGCGCCCTCCTCGACGAGTACGGACTGCGGGGCTGGCCGAAGACCTCCGGCGGCCGCGGACTGCACGTCTTCGTCCCCATCGAGCCCCGCTGGACCTTCACCGGGGTGCGCCGCTCCGCCATCGCCGTCGGCCGCGAGCTGGAGCGCCGCATGCCCGGCCGCGTCACCACCGCCTGGTGGAAGGAGCAGCGCGGCGAGCGGATCTTCGTCGACTACAACCAGACGGCCCGGGATCGCACCATCGCCTCCGCCTACTCCGTCCGGCCCAGACCGCACGCCCCGGTCTCCGCCCCGCTGCGGTGGGAGGAGCTCGACGACGTCGAGCCGCGCGACTTCGACCTGATCACCATGCCCGTCCGGTACGCCGACCACGGTGACGTCCACGCCGACATGGAGGAGTACGCCTTCGGTCTGGAGGGGCTGCTGGAGCTCGCCGAGCGGGACGAGCGCGACCACGGGCTCGGCGACCTGCCGTACCCGCCGGACTACCCCAAGATGCCCGGGGAGCCCAAACGGGTGCAGCCGAGCCGTGCCAGGAAGGAGTGACGGGCCGGTCCGCGCCCGGGCGGCCGGCGGCCGGCCGGCGCGGCCCCCGAGCGCCACGGTCGGCGTGCGCCGGCGCCACGACCGCCGCAGACTCGGACCAGCAGCCCCCACACGGACACCGGACACCGGAGAGCAGGCACCGGACGGCGGCCCGGACGGAGCAGACACCGGGCGGGCGCCGGGCAGGCGCCGAGCAGGCACCGGACAGCAGGCACCGGACACCGGAAGGCATCCCGAGGAGTACCCATGCCCACCCCCCGCCCCCTCCCCGGCTCCCCGGTCTGGATCGACCTCGGCACGCCCGACCTCGACGGGGCGCGGGCGTTCTACCGGGGGCTGTTCGGCTGGGAGTTCGCGTCGGCCGGCCCCGAGGCGGGCGGCTACGGCATGTTCACCGCCGCCGGCGGGACCGTCGCGGGCGCCATGACCGTGCCGCCCCCGCACGGGGGCGGCACGGCCTGGACGCTGTACTTCCGCGCCCCGGACGCCGACGCCGCGGCGACCGCCGTCCGCGCGGGCGGCGGCAGCGTGGCGCTCGACCCGACGGACGTCCTCGACCTGGGCCGCATGGCCCTGTTCACCGACCCGACGGGCGCGGGCTTCGGGGTGTGGCAGCCCCGTGCGCTCCAGGGCCTCGACGTGGTCGGGGAACCGAACGCCCTCGCCTGGACCGAGCTGTACACGCCCGATCCGGTCGCCGACCTGTCCTTCTACGACCAGGTCTTCGGCATGGAGGCCCACACCGCGCACCCCGGCTCGGCGTACACGCTGCTCCAACCGCCGGGCGGCGGACCCGACGCGCCCGCCGACGCCTTCGGCGGGGTCGTCCCGCTCGGCGGGGACCCGGCCGAGGCGGCAGACGGCCCCTGCTGGACGCCGTACTTCGAGGTGGGCGACCTGGACGCGGCCGTGGCGCTGGCCGAACGGCTCGGCGGCACCGTCCGGCGCGGCCCCGGGGCCCTCGCCGGTCTCGGCCGCAGCGCCCTGCTCACCGACCCCTACGGCGCCCGCTTCGCCGTCCTGCACCGGGCGCCCGCCACCCCGTAGGGCTCGCGCGGCGCCGGCCTCGACGAGGACCGGCGCGGCACGCGACCGGTGACCCGCGACCGGTGAACCGGGCACGCGCCGGGAAGCGGAACGCGGCGGGGGGACACGCCCCGCCCCGGAACCCTTTGCCCCGTCACCGTGCGCGGGGCCATCCTGACGATGAGCACCCGCCTCCGCCGGCGTTGACCGTACGTTGACGGCTCGTTTATCGCGGTGGGGGAGCGTGTGCGGCATGCCGATCAACGACACCGCAGAACGCCCCGCCCTCCGCCCCGTCCCGGCCGGCACCGCCCCGGCGGACGGCGAGCTCTCCTGGCAGGAGACCGCCCTGTGCGCGCAGACCGGGCCCGAGCTGTTCTTCCCGGAGCCCGGTTCCTCCACCCGTGAGGCGAAGATGCTCTGCGGCATCTGCGAGGGCCGGGAGGCGTGCCTCGAGTACGCGCTCACGCACGACGAGCGGTTCGGCGTGTGGGGCGGCCTCTCCGAGCAGGAGCGGTACGCGCTCAGGCGCCGGCGCGCCGGCCGCCGCTGAGCCCGTCGGGCCGCCGGGCCCGTCGAGCGACGCGGCCCGCCGGGTCCCGCGCGAGCCACCGGAGCCACCGCGGCCCCGCCGGCCCCGGGCGAGCGCGTCGCGGCCGTCAGCCGGCGGCGCGGGCCGCCATCCGGGCCTTGCGCGCGGCCAGCTTCTCGTCGAACTTGGACGCCTCCGCGTCCAGCCCGTTCATGTAGAGGCCCAGCTCCTCCTGGGCCTTCAGGCCCTCCGGGCCGAGCCCGTCGATCTCCAGCACCTTCAGGAACCGCAGCACCGGCTGGAGCACGTCGTCGTGGTGGATCCGCATGTTGTAGATCTCGCCGATCGCCATCTGCGCCGCCGCCCGCTCGAACCCCGGCATGCCGTGGCCCGGCATGCGGAAGTTCACGACGACGTCCCGCACCGCCTGCATCGTGAGGTCCGGGGCGAGCTCGAAGGCCGCGCCCAGCAGGTTGCGGTAGAAGACCATGTGCAGGTTCTCGTCGGTCGCGATGCGCGCCAGCATCCGGTCGCACACCGGGTCGCCCGACTGGTGGCCGGTGTTGCGGTGCGAGATGCGGGTGGCGAGCTCCTGGAAGGCGACGTACGCCACCGAGTGCAGCATCGAGTGGCGGTTGTCCGACTCGAAGCCCTCACTCATGTGGGCCATCCGGAACTGCTCCAGCTTGTCCGGGTCCACGGCCCGCGAGGCGAGCAGGTAGTCACGCATGACGATGCCGTGCCGGCCCTCCTCGGCTGTCCAGCGATGGACCCAGGTGCCCCAGGCGCCGTCCCGGCCGAAGAGCGTGGCGATCTCGTGGTGGTAGCTCGGCAGGTTGTCCTCGGTGAGCAGGTTCACCACCAGGGCGATCCTGCCCACGTCGGTCACCTTCGACTGCTGCGGATCCCACGGCTCCCCGTCCTCGAAGAGGCCCGGGAAGTTCCGGCCGTCGGACCACGGCACGTACTCGTGCGGCATCCAGTCCTTGACGACCTTGAGGTGCCGGTTCAGTTCCTTCTCGACGACCTCTTCCAGCGCGTACAGCAGTCGGGCATCGGTCCAGTCCGCCGAACTGCCGAGGTGGGGAGAGGTGAGGGTCACGTGGGCTCCTGGGAAAGCGATCATTACTTACGGACTCGTAGGTTACGAGACCGTAGGTTAAACGCGCGATAAGCCCCGCGCCAAGCCCGCCCGGGGAACCGACCGCTCACGTTCCCGCATCGGCCGAGGTCACACGCTCCAGCGACACCTCCCGTGTGATGCCGATCGCCTCCAGGAACGGCACGTCGTGGCTCGCCACGACCAGCGCCCCCTCGTACGCCTCCAGCGCGTCGACGAGGCTGCGCACGCTCGCCGTGTCGAGGTTGTTGGTCGGCTCGTCCAGCAGCAGCAACTGCGGCGCCGGCTCGGCCAGCAGCAGCGCCGCGAGCGCCGCCCGGAACCGCTCGCCGCCCGACAGCGTCCCCGCCGCCTGGTCGGCCTTCGCCCCGCGGAACAGGAACCGGGCCAGTCGCGCCCTGATCCGGTTCACCGAGGCGTCCGGGGCGAAGCGCGCCACGTTCTCCACGACGGACAGCCCGTCGTCCAGGACGTCGAGCCGCTGGGGCAGGAAGCGCAGCGGGACCCGCGCCACCGCCTCCCCCGCGACGGGCTCCAGCTCCCCGGCGAGGGTCCGCAGCAGCGTCGTCTTGCCGGAGCCGTTGCGTCCCACGAGGGCGACCCGCTCGGGCCCGCGCACCTCGAACTCCCCGTCCAGCCGCGCCCCGTGGCGCAGCACGAGGTCCCGCAGCAGGAACACGCCCCGGCCCGGCGGCACGGCCGTGTACGGCAGCTCCACGCGGATCGCGTCGTCGTCCCGTACCGCCTCCTCCGCCTCGCCCAGCCGGTCCCGCGCCTGCTCCAGCCGCTTGGCGTGGACGGCGCGGTGCTTGCCGGCCGACACCTCGGCGGCCCGCTTGCGCGCCCCCGCGACGATCGGCGGCAGGTTCTCGGCGCTCTTCTGCCCGTACTTCTTCCGCTTGGCGAGCTTGACCTGCGCCTCGGCGAGCTCCCGACGCTGCCGCCGCACGTCCGACTCGGCGGCGCGCACCATCCGCTCGGCCGCCTCCTGCTCGGCGGCCACCGCCTCCTCGTACGCCGAGTAGGGCCCGCCGTACCAGCCGACCCCGCCCTCGCGGAGCTCGGCGATCCGGTCGACGCGCTCCAGCAGCTCCCGGTCGTGGCTGACGACGACGAGGACGCCCGGCCAGGCGTCGACGGCCGCGTGGAGCCGCCGGCGCCCGTAGCGGTCGAGGTTGTTGGTCGGCTCGTCGAGCAGCAGGACGGCGGGCCGGGCGAGCAACAGGGCGGCGAGCCGCAGCAGCACGCACTCGCCGCCCGACACCTCGCCGGTGGTGCGGTCCAGGCCGATGCCGTCCAGGCCCAGCTGGTCGAGCGTGGCGCGGGCCCGCTCCTCCACGTCCCAGTCGTCGCCGACCGCCGTGAAGTGCTCCTCGCGCGCGTCGCCCGACTCGATGGCGTGCAGGGCGGCCCGCGCGCGGGCGATGCCGAGCGCCTCGTCGACCCGCAGGCCGGTGTCGAGGGTGGCGGCCTGCGGGAGGTACCCGACGTCGCCGGCGGCGCTGACCGTGCCGCCGGCCGGGGCGAGCTCGCCCGCCAGCAGCTTCAGCAGGGTCGACTTGCCGGATCCGTTGCGGCCGACCAGGCCCGTGCGCCCCGGGCCGACGGCCAGGTTCAACCCGTCGAACACGGGGGTGCCGTCCGGCCAGGCGAAGGACAGGGCGGAGCAGGCGAGCGCGGGGGAAGGGGAAGGGTGTGCCATGAGCGTCTCCCGGTTGCGTGGAGGGGGTGGGGGGCAACGGGCGGGACACCGGTGTGGCGACCGGGGGCGGCGGGGGCGGTCGGGCCGGCCGGCCCGCGCGGGGCGCGGGGCGGGGCGGGCGGGACGGGCTCGTACGCCGAGGTCGCACACGGCGGCACGCACGGCGCGGGAGCGCGCTTCGTGCGGCGGCACGGTGTCTCAGGACCTCAGACGAGCAATGTCCTACTCCGATCGACGGCTACGGGGCCGGGAAGAACGCTAGGGCGGGGGCGGCCCCGGCGGCAACGGGTTTTCCCCGCCGGGCGCGCGGCTCAGTACGCGTCGCGCAGGAGCTGCGCGAGGTGGCCGTCCAGGTCCAGGTGGAGGTGCTCGCGACCGGCCGGCACCAGCTCCAGGGCCCGCCGCAGGAAACCGCGCAGCTCGCCGGTGCGCACGTGGATCACCGCGACGCCCTCGCAGGCGTGGAACTCCATGACGGTCCGGTCCTGCCCGTAGGGCCGCACCCGGACGTCACCCGCCCCCGCCGGGCCCTCCAGACCCGCGGCGAGCAGCTCACGGGAGAACTCCCACACGACCTCCACGCCCTCCAGCGTCGCCGAGGCGGGGAAGGTCATGCGCACGGCGTAGGGGTCGGCGCACGCGTAGCCGAGGACGGCGGGGACGACGTCCATGCAGGGCGCGGGCGCGACGAGACGGGCTTCCACGGCCTGTTCGATCACGGCGGACACGTCCGGCTCCCTCCTCGGTCTCCCGCTCTGCCCTTCACCGGGAAGGACGACGGATTCCGCCGGGGCGTGCACTGCGGCCGTCTGTGAGGTGCGTCACGGGCGGAGGCGCTCTGGACGCGGCGGAGGGCGGGCAGTACGTTCCGGCGCCATGACAGCCATGGGGAAGACGAGACGGTGGGTTTCACTGGTGCTGTGCGGGGCGGCCGTGGCGGCGACGGCCCTGGCGGCCGGTCCGGCGGCCCACGCCCGGGGGACCGCCCCCGCGCGGGCGTCCGAGGCCGGCGCGGCGGGGGCGGTACCCGGCTGGCAGCCGGTCGCGACGGGCGTCACGGCCCGCTTCCGCGGCCTGGCCGCGGTGACCCGGCACACGGCGTGGGTCGCCGGCTCGGCGGGCACCGTGCTGCGCACCTCCGACGGCGGACGCAGCTGGCGCGACGTGTCCCCACCGGGCGCGGGCGAACTGGAGTTCCGGGACGTCGAGGCGTTCGACGGACGCCGCGCGGTGGTCCTGGCGATCGGGGAGGGGGAGGCGTCCCGCATCCTGCGCACCGACGACGGCGGCGCCACCTGGACCGAGACCTTCCGCAACCCGGACCCGCGCGCCTTCTACGACTGCGTGACCTTCTTCGACCGACGCCACGGCCTCGCCATGAGCGACCCCGTCGACGGCCGGTTCCGGATCCTGTCCACCGCCGACGGCGGGCGCAGCTGGCGGGTCCTGCCGGACGAGGGCATGCCCGCCGCGCTCCCCGGGGAAGCCGGGTTCGCCGCCGGGGGCCAGTGCCTCGTCAGCGCCGGTCCGCGCGACGTCTGGCTGGCGACAGGCGGCGGGTCCGTCGGCCGTGTGCTGCACTCGGGCGACCGTGGCCTGACCTGGACGGCCACCGGGGCGGGGATACCGGCGGGCGACGCCGCCCGCGGCGTGTTCGGCCTCGCCTTCCGGGACCGCGCCCACGGCATCGCGGTCGGCGGCGACCACCGCGCGGACCAGCCGTCCCCCGACGCCGCCGCCGTCACCCGGGACGGCGGCCGCGCATGGCGCACGGCCACCACGCCCCCGCCCGCCTACCGCTCCTCCGTGGCCTGGCTGCCGCACAGCCGCTCCGCCGCCCTCGCCGTCGGCCCCACCGGCACGGACCTCACCACGGACGGCGGGCGGACCTGGCGGACCGTCGACACCGGCTCGTACGACACCGTGGACTGCACCCCGGACGGCGGCTGCTGGGCGTCGGGCGCCCAGGGCC
This portion of the Streptomyces changanensis genome encodes:
- a CDS encoding ATP-dependent DNA ligase, with translation MDLPVMPPVKPMLAKSVKTIPPGMHYEGKWDGFRAVVHRDGDEVVIGSRTGKPLTRYFPEVVEAVRRLLPERCVVDGELVVAHDGRLDFDRLSERIHPAESRVRTLAERTPARFVAFDLLALGDAALLDAPLTERRAALEGALADVRPPLHVAPATTDVEIARRWFEQYEGAGLDGIVAKPLDLRYQPDARLMYKIKHERTADVVVAGYRFHKSGPVVGSLLLGLHDDRGALQHVGVCAAFTARRRAELVEELAPLVMDPPDAHPWAAWGEAAAHESARRLPGAPSRWSGKKDLSWVALRPERVCEVGYDHMEGDRFRHTAQFRRWRPDRTPESCGYEQLEEPVSYDLDEVLSGP
- the ligD gene encoding non-homologous end-joining DNA ligase, which codes for MAEAVELEAGGRTVRLSNPDKVYFPERGFTKLDVARYFLAVGDGITRALRDRPTTLERFPDGVDGESFFQKRAPKNLPEWISTAHIAFPSGRSADEIRPTEVAAVLWAANLGTLTFHPWPVRGDATDHPDELRIDLDPQPGTGFADAVRAAHELRALLDEYGLRGWPKTSGGRGLHVFVPIEPRWTFTGVRRSAIAVGRELERRMPGRVTTAWWKEQRGERIFVDYNQTARDRTIASAYSVRPRPHAPVSAPLRWEELDDVEPRDFDLITMPVRYADHGDVHADMEEYAFGLEGLLELAERDERDHGLGDLPYPPDYPKMPGEPKRVQPSRARKE
- a CDS encoding VOC family protein, whose product is MPTPRPLPGSPVWIDLGTPDLDGARAFYRGLFGWEFASAGPEAGGYGMFTAAGGTVAGAMTVPPPHGGGTAWTLYFRAPDADAAATAVRAGGGSVALDPTDVLDLGRMALFTDPTGAGFGVWQPRALQGLDVVGEPNALAWTELYTPDPVADLSFYDQVFGMEAHTAHPGSAYTLLQPPGGGPDAPADAFGGVVPLGGDPAEAADGPCWTPYFEVGDLDAAVALAERLGGTVRRGPGALAGLGRSALLTDPYGARFAVLHRAPATP
- a CDS encoding WhiB family transcriptional regulator: MPINDTAERPALRPVPAGTAPADGELSWQETALCAQTGPELFFPEPGSSTREAKMLCGICEGREACLEYALTHDERFGVWGGLSEQERYALRRRRAGRR
- a CDS encoding acyl-ACP desaturase, whose translation is MTLTSPHLGSSADWTDARLLYALEEVVEKELNRHLKVVKDWMPHEYVPWSDGRNFPGLFEDGEPWDPQQSKVTDVGRIALVVNLLTEDNLPSYHHEIATLFGRDGAWGTWVHRWTAEEGRHGIVMRDYLLASRAVDPDKLEQFRMAHMSEGFESDNRHSMLHSVAYVAFQELATRISHRNTGHQSGDPVCDRMLARIATDENLHMVFYRNLLGAAFELAPDLTMQAVRDVVVNFRMPGHGMPGFERAAAQMAIGEIYNMRIHHDDVLQPVLRFLKVLEIDGLGPEGLKAQEELGLYMNGLDAEASKFDEKLAARKARMAARAAG
- a CDS encoding ABC-F family ATP-binding cassette domain-containing protein — encoded protein: MAHPSPSPALACSALSFAWPDGTPVFDGLNLAVGPGRTGLVGRNGSGKSTLLKLLAGELAPAGGTVSAAGDVGYLPQAATLDTGLRVDEALGIARARAALHAIESGDAREEHFTAVGDDWDVEERARATLDQLGLDGIGLDRTTGEVSGGECVLLRLAALLLARPAVLLLDEPTNNLDRYGRRRLHAAVDAWPGVLVVVSHDRELLERVDRIAELREGGVGWYGGPYSAYEEAVAAEQEAAERMVRAAESDVRRQRRELAEAQVKLAKRKKYGQKSAENLPPIVAGARKRAAEVSAGKHRAVHAKRLEQARDRLGEAEEAVRDDDAIRVELPYTAVPPGRGVFLLRDLVLRHGARLDGEFEVRGPERVALVGRNGSGKTTLLRTLAGELEPVAGEAVARVPLRFLPQRLDVLDDGLSVVENVARFAPDASVNRIRARLARFLFRGAKADQAAGTLSGGERFRAALAALLLAEPAPQLLLLDEPTNNLDTASVRSLVDALEAYEGALVVASHDVPFLEAIGITREVSLERVTSADAGT
- the ssgD gene encoding spore wall synthesis regulator SsgD: MSAVIEQAVEARLVAPAPCMDVVPAVLGYACADPYAVRMTFPASATLEGVEVVWEFSRELLAAGLEGPAGAGDVRVRPYGQDRTVMEFHACEGVAVIHVRTGELRGFLRRALELVPAGREHLHLDLDGHLAQLLRDAY
- a CDS encoding WD40/YVTN/BNR-like repeat-containing protein; its protein translation is MTAMGKTRRWVSLVLCGAAVAATALAAGPAAHARGTAPARASEAGAAGAVPGWQPVATGVTARFRGLAAVTRHTAWVAGSAGTVLRTSDGGRSWRDVSPPGAGELEFRDVEAFDGRRAVVLAIGEGEASRILRTDDGGATWTETFRNPDPRAFYDCVTFFDRRHGLAMSDPVDGRFRILSTADGGRSWRVLPDEGMPAALPGEAGFAAGGQCLVSAGPRDVWLATGGGSVGRVLHSGDRGLTWTATGAGIPAGDAARGVFGLAFRDRAHGIAVGGDHRADQPSPDAAAVTRDGGRAWRTATTPPPAYRSSVAWLPHSRSAALAVGPTGTDLTTDGGRTWRTVDTGSYDTVDCTPDGGCWASGAQGRVARLVRHAG